In Oncorhynchus tshawytscha isolate Ot180627B linkage group LG23, Otsh_v2.0, whole genome shotgun sequence, the following proteins share a genomic window:
- the LOC112235277 gene encoding trypsin-2-like: MKTCLSTTMIGLIVLTLLGAAAAAPMDDRIVGGYECEAHSQPWQASLNIGYHFCGGSLINDQWIISAAHCWMNPWSQLAILGDHHIWQHEGTEQYMSVDAIYWHQSYDYQTLDHDIMLLKLAHPVTLNKFVKPIALPMACPKAGDMCVVSGWGNIYTDSVFNPFNLQCVDIPILSKKACDESYPGQITDTMVCAGYLEGGKDACQGDSGGPLVCNGELHGIVSWGVGCAQPNYPGVYTKVCALLPWIHEIITNY; the protein is encoded by the exons ATGAAGACTTGTCTCAGCACAACGATGATTGGCCTGATTGTACTCACACTCCTGGGGGCTGcag cGGCAGCTCCTATGGATGACAGGATCGTGGGGGGTTATGAGTGTGAGGCTCACTCCCAGCCCTGGCAAGCCTCTCTTAACATCGGCTACCACTTCTGTGGCGGCTCCCTCATTAATGACCAGTGGATCATCTCTGCCGCCCACTGCTGGATGAA tccttgGAGTCAGCTTGCTATCCTGGGTGACCACCACATCTGGCAGCACGAGGGAACGGAGCAGTACATGTCTGTGGACGCCATCTACTGGCACCAGAGCTATGACTACCAGACCCTGGACCACGACATTATGCTGTTGAAGCTGGCCCACCCTGTCACTCTCAACAAGTTTGTTAAGCCCATCGCCCTGCCCATGGCCTGCCCCAAGGCCGGGGACATGTGTGTGGTGTCTGGATGGGGAAACATCTACACCGACTCTG tgttcaACCCATTTAACCTGCAGTGTGTGGACATCCCCATCCTGTCTAAGAAGGCCTGTGACGAGTCCTACCCTGGCCAGATTACTGATACCATGGTGTGTGCCGGATACCTGGAGGGAGGCAAGGATGCCTGTCAG gGTGACTCCGGTGGTCCCCTGGTGTGTAACGGTGAGCTGCATGGCATCGTGTCCTGGGGTGTTGGCTGTGCCCAGCCCAACTATCCTGGTGTCTACACCAAGGTCTGTGCCCTGCTGCCCTGGATCCACGAGATCATCACCAACTACTAG